Proteins encoded together in one Paracidovorax wautersii window:
- a CDS encoding NAD+ synthase produces the protein MLRITLAQLNLTVGDIEGNVQRMIETARQAADAQSDIVVFSELALSGYYPGDMLEEAVFLDRIDAGMSLLRAASAELPQLHWVVGTPARSPGPGKRLHNALVVLHAGAVRLQYAKQLLPTYNIFDERRHFEPGPDVAKVLRIGSAQVGFLVCEDGWNDAVADYAHNPFMRMADAAPDLVISINASPSHIGKREQRHQVFGDAARRHGLPIVYVNQVGGHDQIVYDGASFAAEPEAGVVFEAQRFEEDVRTLQLVDGRFAETAGQPLPPVPQEGLPTLAFYRQQIVLGLRDYARRCGFTQVVVGSSGGIDSALTLALAAEALGPQNVVGITMPSRYSSSGSVDDSVTLCRNLGVPLHTHPIAELVAGYAQQFEASFGQPLAGLPLENLQARIRGTTLMEYSNAFGHLLLTTGNKSEISVGYCTLYGDTNGGLGLIGDLYKTEVFALARHVNENAGRELIPQAIIDKEPSAELAPGQKDVDSLPPYPVLDEILKLLIEGEGLSRAEYQAARTFTQRLHESEDGRALLQRVRLMVARSEYKRRQAPPILRVRAKAFGNGRQMPIAARYV, from the coding sequence ATGCTCCGCATCACCCTGGCCCAGCTCAACCTCACCGTGGGCGACATCGAAGGCAACGTCCAGCGCATGATCGAGACCGCGCGGCAGGCGGCCGACGCGCAGTCCGACATCGTGGTGTTCTCCGAACTCGCACTCTCGGGCTACTACCCCGGCGACATGCTGGAGGAAGCGGTTTTTCTTGATCGCATCGATGCCGGAATGTCCCTGCTGCGCGCCGCCTCGGCCGAGCTGCCGCAGCTGCACTGGGTGGTGGGCACGCCCGCGCGCAGCCCGGGCCCGGGCAAGCGCCTGCACAACGCCCTGGTGGTGCTGCACGCCGGTGCGGTGCGCCTGCAGTACGCCAAGCAGCTGCTGCCCACCTACAACATCTTCGACGAGCGCCGCCACTTCGAGCCCGGCCCGGACGTGGCCAAGGTGCTGCGCATCGGCAGCGCGCAGGTGGGCTTTCTGGTGTGCGAGGACGGCTGGAACGACGCCGTCGCCGACTACGCGCACAACCCCTTCATGCGCATGGCCGACGCGGCGCCCGACCTGGTCATCAGCATCAACGCCAGCCCCAGCCACATCGGCAAGCGCGAGCAGCGCCACCAGGTGTTCGGCGATGCGGCGCGCCGCCATGGCCTGCCCATCGTGTACGTGAACCAGGTGGGCGGGCACGACCAGATCGTCTACGACGGCGCCTCCTTCGCCGCCGAGCCCGAGGCGGGCGTGGTCTTCGAGGCGCAGCGCTTCGAGGAAGACGTGCGCACGCTGCAGCTGGTGGACGGGCGCTTTGCCGAAACCGCCGGCCAGCCCCTGCCGCCCGTGCCGCAGGAGGGCCTGCCCACCCTGGCGTTCTACCGCCAGCAGATCGTGCTGGGCCTGCGCGACTATGCGCGGCGCTGCGGCTTCACGCAGGTGGTGGTGGGCAGCTCGGGCGGCATCGACAGCGCGCTCACCCTGGCGCTGGCGGCCGAGGCGCTGGGCCCGCAGAACGTGGTGGGCATCACCATGCCCTCGCGCTACTCCAGCAGCGGCTCGGTGGACGACTCGGTCACGCTGTGCCGCAACCTGGGCGTGCCGCTGCACACCCATCCGATCGCCGAGCTGGTGGCGGGCTACGCGCAGCAGTTCGAGGCCTCGTTCGGCCAGCCGCTCGCCGGACTGCCGCTGGAGAACCTGCAGGCGCGCATCCGCGGCACCACGCTGATGGAATATTCCAACGCCTTCGGCCACCTGCTGCTCACCACGGGCAACAAGTCCGAGATCTCGGTGGGCTACTGCACGCTGTACGGCGACACCAACGGCGGCCTGGGCCTGATCGGCGACCTGTACAAGACGGAGGTGTTCGCCCTGGCGCGCCATGTGAACGAGAACGCCGGGCGCGAGCTGATCCCGCAGGCCATCATCGACAAGGAGCCATCGGCCGAACTGGCCCCCGGCCAGAAGGACGTGGACAGCCTGCCGCCCTACCCCGTGCTGGACGAGATCCTCAAGCTGCTGATCGAGGGCGAAGGCCTGTCGCGCGCCGAATACCAGGCCGCACGCACCTTCACCCAGCGCCTGCACGAGAGCGAGGACGGCCGCGCCCTGCTG